TCAAGTCTTTACCTGTTGCTTGTATCCCGACGTACTCGCCTGTGTCGTCAAATATTGCAGCAGCGTTCCATGCTACTGTTCTTTCTCCCTTTGGGCTCTTCACTCGAACGATTAAGCCTTTAACTTGACCCTTGCTTTTGATTATCTCTTGAAGGGCGACCTGTGTTTTTTTTGTATCTTCAAGATGCAAGTAATCGTAGAAATGGGTTCCTATGAGCTCCTCGCTTGGTTGACCCCAGAATTCGACGGCTGCGTCATTCAAGAACACAATGTCGCCGTCTTTATCAAAACTCACGATGAGGTCGTGCATAAGCGTGCGGATAATGATGGGGTATGTGTCTTTCATTTTTTTTACGTAATCTTCGCTCACAGCCTTTTCATCTTCTGCACGGCGTCTTTTGCCTTTACTCACTTGTTTCTCCATCTCTAATCTTCCTACGAGTTTTCTAACTCCTTTTCAGGTGTACCAAATGTTGCGCCGTGGTTCATGAACTGCTGTATTTGTTTAAAGTATTCATACGTCCGTATTCTGTGAACCCCCATGAAAAGACAGATTTGATCCCCATTTACTACGTATATACCATTTTTATGCTGTCACAGTTATTTTACCTTTTGGTGAAAACATAAATTTTACACATTCTACACAGCTATCCTTAATTCTTATTCCATAATCTGGTGGCATTCAGGCGTCAAAAAGTCGATACACAAAAATACCGTAACATCTAAAAGTATGGATTGAGTTGAAAGTTCTCAAATCGTTTCACCATATATATTTAGGAGCGAAAAAACAAAAGTTAATGGAGCAAAAGATGATGGCAAAACTTGAAATTGTTAAAAAAGAAGGAAACGACTTTGTCGTAAAAGTGCCCGGACGCGAAAACACCATCAAAATAGAGGACACATTCGCCGAAATGTTCCCCATGTGGGCAAGCAGAATTTTGGTAACCGCTGCCACAGAAAAATGGGCATTAATCGCAGCAAAAACCGCAACTGGTTTTGCATCATCCATTATCGGGTCACCCGCAGAAGCCGCAGTTGAAGGAATCGTCCCCGCAAGTGAAACCCCAGACGGACGCCCAGGTGCAATCATTCAAATTTACCACAGCTCACGCGGCGCCTTGAAAGGCCAAATTTCAGCAAGAATTGGACAATGTATCATGACATGCCCAACAACAGCAGTTTTTGATGCTCTGCCCAAATCAAAACGCCGAATAAAAATTGGACGAAGCCTCCGAGTTTTCGGTGACGGATTCCAAAAAGCCGACGAAATCGCAGGACGCAAAGTCTGGCGCATTCCCGTAATGGAAGGCGAATTTGTTATTCAAGATGATTTCGGAGTAATGAAAGCCATTGCAGGTGGAGCTTTACTGATTTTGGCGAAAGATCAGGCAACAGCCCTCAAAGCAACAGAAGATGCCGTAGAAGCAATCGACAAAAACGTCCCTGGAGCAGTAATGACATTCCCGGGTGGCATTTGTCGTTCAGGGTCTAAAGTTGGTTCAATGAACTACAAACTTCCTGCTTCAACTAACCATTTGTTCTGTCCAACCCTTAAAGACCAAATTCCCGATTCTAAACTGCCTGCTGAGGTTAACAGTGTTTATGAGATTGTCATTAACACTTTGAATCTAACAGTCATGAAGAAAGCCTTGGCCGCAGGAATCAAAGCCGCAGCAAAAGTTCAAGGTGTTGTTCAAATTACTGCACCTAACTATGGCGGCAAACTTGGTCCATACAAAGCAGACCTCAAAGAGGCAATCGGCCAATAGAATAACCCTTTTTTTGGGTTTATTCCACATTTTTTATATATTCTGTTCCTTTTCCTTCGGGAGAACCAACCACAACACGGTAATGTTGCTGGTTGATTTGTTTTTGTGTTACTTTTTCCAATTTGCCTTTTACCCGAATTTTTTCACCGTTTTCTGCTAAACTCGAGTACAATCCTTCGTAAGTAACAACTTCAGAAATATTCACTGAAAGCTCATTTCCTAAAAAGGTAACATCTTTTACTTTATACACCGCGGGAAGAAATAAAGAATCAACACTGTCATTTACAACACCCTCTATGATTACTTGACCCATTGGCTCGTAAGCCTTTGTTCCATATTTTTCAGCTATCTCGTTTTCTGTTTTGACGGGATGAACAGAAATATATGTATCTTCAAAATAGCCTAAATTCCATTTTCTGTTGTAAAGGTTCAAAGCATCTTCTTTGCTCAGTGGATATTGCCGAGTTTGTTTAAGGCACCAATCATCAAGTTCCTTGCCGGTTAAGCGTTTAATGGGGGATGTTGAACCTTGTTGTTGGATGAGGGCTTTTTTAAGCCTCCAGCTGTTTTTTGTTCCGTATAATATCACATCAAGGTCAGAAAAAACTGGTTGATGAATGCCCAAAAGAATGGACCCAGTAATTCCGAAAGCGGTTTCTTTGAGTCCACTAATCTGTTGCAAATAGCTTGTAAAGCGAAGTAACTTCTTTTGTAAGGAATCAAGACCAACACCATTTCGTAGTTCTGCCATTTTTTTTTCAGGCATAAACTGTTGTTTTATGCAATCAACAGGAACAGCAGTAACTGTAATGTTGTCAATAGGAGATTTGAACAAATAATGAGGATAGTTTTTTTGTAGGTATTGGAAGGTTTCCAGTAAGTTGGAAATGGTGTAATTTTTTAGTATTCTTTTGAATTGTTGTTTTTTGTTTCCCCAAACTCCAGAATCAGAAGGAAGGTACTTAACGTAAGAAATCACTCTATCGGGTGGGTGTACATTACCTACTACACAAAAAAACAATCCTTCGTGGCTTTGAAGAAAATCGCGGTCTCGGAAGCCTCGCATAATTTCAAACTTGTGATGAAGTTATTATAGTTAACGTGATTGGCAAATGATAGAAGCAATTGCTGTTGGATATCAAACATTAGCGAACAAGTTAGCATTTTTCTGAATGTTTTTTCACTTATAAGGGGTTTAGTAAGATATTTCTTCAAATTGGGTAAAATATTTATAGGCAAAATTGTAATATTTTCAAATTCTAGTGAATGTTGGTGTATTGTATGGCAGCTTCAGATAATAAAGAACTTATGGCAAATCTTGACGAAGTCATTACCGAGCTTCGCGATTTGCTTCAAAAGGCTGTGGACAAAAATCGAACCGAAGACATGCTCTTTTCGGGGGGCATTGACACAAGCATCCTTGCCGCAATCTTGGCAAAGGAGACTAAAATTCGTGGGTTCACTTGTCTTTTCAAAGAGGGAAAACCCAAGGATACTGAATATTCCAAGATTATGTCCAAAAAACTAGGCATTGAACAGCACATTAACAACTTTGGGGAAGAACAAGTTCTTGAAGCAATCCCCGACGTCGTTAAAGTCTTAGATTCTTTTGACCCAATGGAAGTTCGAAACAGCATAACAATCAACATTGGATTAAGGTACGCAAAAACCTTCGGTTGCACTAAACTCATAACCGGAGATGGAGCTGACGAACTCTTTGCTGGATATCACATGTTCTACAAACATGTAGGTGACAAAGAAACACTAACTGAAAAGCTCAAAAAAATGTGGGGAATCATGGCATTTTCCACTAGCACGCTAGGCGAAAACCTAGGAATTGATGTGCGTCAACCTTTCTTGGATCCTGCAGTTCAAAAATTTGCCATGAGCACTGACCCCCGATACTACGTTCAAGAAGAACGCGGACAAGTTTGGGGCAAATGGATTCTCCGAAAAGCCTACGAAAACGACATCGCACCTGAAGTAAGATGGAGAGACAAAAACCCCATCGAAGTAGGTTCAGGAACCACCATTTTGCCTCGATATCTGGCAAACAAAATCCCTGATTCTGAATTTAATGCTAAAAAGAAGAAGATTCTAGAAACAGATGGCGTTACTATTCGTGACAAAGAACAACTAATCTATTACGAAGCCTACCGCGAAGCAGTGGGCGTTCCCACAGCAGAGGATCCTGATGCTCGGACATGTCCACAGTGTAACAGCAATGTTGCAGAAAACGCAGTCGTTTGTCGCCGATGTGGTGCATACCCAATCTCTATGAACGCAAGGTCCATCACTAACGAAAACGCCTATCAAGACGACAAGTAATTTTTTGGCTCTTTTAGAGCCAGTTTTTGTGGATTTTTTCCACATGTTCTTTTTCTTTTTTTCGTTGTTTTAGGAATGTTTAAAGGCGTTAATTGGGTGCAAACTTTGCTATCTTATGTCTGAGGATGGACCCCGTGGCAGCGAAAGATTGGATTCCCCGAGATGGAGAGACCCTTCTGACTAAGGAGGGCTTTATTTTCTATGTTTTTGGTTATGAACACCCAGAAGACCGAGTCTTTGCGTTTTTAAAGTATATTCCTTCTACTGTAGCGCATCAGTTCCCGATTCGTTTTCTTAAACAAAAATGGAATCTAGAAGGAATCGAACTTTCTCGACCAGAAAAATTGTATACTCCTCAGAATTATCAAAAATTTGTTGATACGTTAAGGGAACATTTTCCTCATTATCTGTATTGTTGTCCATTTCGAGGAAAAGAAGTTCTAAGTGTCCCCTTAGACAAAATAAAAAAAGTTTACTTGCCTGAGGATTGTTTAGAGCGCATATTCCAACTGGAAAAGAAAGACGCAATCCAAAAAGAAACGGTAGAATTGGTTTCTCTTCTTTCTGAGACATCAGGAGTTGGAATAGAAGATTTTGGTATTCATGGCTCTGTTGGTTTGAACATGCATTCCGAGTATTCTGACATCGACTTGGTTGTTTATGGGTCAGAAAACTTCAAAAAACTAGAAAGTGCGGTTAACAAACTTGCCGACGCAGAAGTCTTTAGTCATGTTTGTACCAAAAAAATTGATTTTGCCCGCAAGCACAGGGGACGCTACAA
This genomic interval from Candidatus Bathyarchaeum sp. contains the following:
- the fhcD gene encoding formylmethanofuran--tetrahydromethanopterin N-formyltransferase, producing MMAKLEIVKKEGNDFVVKVPGRENTIKIEDTFAEMFPMWASRILVTAATEKWALIAAKTATGFASSIIGSPAEAAVEGIVPASETPDGRPGAIIQIYHSSRGALKGQISARIGQCIMTCPTTAVFDALPKSKRRIKIGRSLRVFGDGFQKADEIAGRKVWRIPVMEGEFVIQDDFGVMKAIAGGALLILAKDQATALKATEDAVEAIDKNVPGAVMTFPGGICRSGSKVGSMNYKLPASTNHLFCPTLKDQIPDSKLPAEVNSVYEIVINTLNLTVMKKALAAGIKAAAKVQGVVQITAPNYGGKLGPYKADLKEAIGQ
- a CDS encoding asparagine synthase C-terminal domain-containing protein, coding for MAASDNKELMANLDEVITELRDLLQKAVDKNRTEDMLFSGGIDTSILAAILAKETKIRGFTCLFKEGKPKDTEYSKIMSKKLGIEQHINNFGEEQVLEAIPDVVKVLDSFDPMEVRNSITINIGLRYAKTFGCTKLITGDGADELFAGYHMFYKHVGDKETLTEKLKKMWGIMAFSTSTLGENLGIDVRQPFLDPAVQKFAMSTDPRYYVQEERGQVWGKWILRKAYENDIAPEVRWRDKNPIEVGSGTTILPRYLANKIPDSEFNAKKKKILETDGVTIRDKEQLIYYEAYREAVGVPTAEDPDARTCPQCNSNVAENAVVCRRCGAYPISMNARSITNENAYQDDK
- a CDS encoding nucleotidyltransferase domain-containing protein — protein: MAAKDWIPRDGETLLTKEGFIFYVFGYEHPEDRVFAFLKYIPSTVAHQFPIRFLKQKWNLEGIELSRPEKLYTPQNYQKFVDTLREHFPHYLYCCPFRGKEVLSVPLDKIKKVYLPEDCLERIFQLEKKDAIQKETVELVSLLSETSGVGIEDFGIHGSVGLNMHSEYSDIDLVVYGSENFKKLESAVNKLADAEVFSHVCTKKIDFARKHRGRYNDRRFVYNAVKKFDEINAPHGEVKYTAIKNVKFSAIVTDDGKNMFRPAIYPISDYCPDDSVSELPKEQTPCRVSSMIGYYRNVARKDDKVQVSGTLEKVENLDSGEIWYQVVVGTATQEREYIEPA